The genomic segment ACGCCGGCGATCACCACGCGCGGCATGAAGGAAGCGGAGATGAAGCAGGTCGGCCGCTGGATCGCCGAGGCGCTCCACCACCGCACCGACGCGGCCGCGCTCACGCGCATCCGCAAGCAGGTGCTCGAGCTGTGCGAGCAGTTCCCGCTCTACGCCGGGCGCCGCGCGCGGCACGAGGCCCTCGCAAAAACGTAGACGCAGCCGCTGCCGGGCTGCTAGATTTCTCCCAGGCCTGTGACCATCGCCATCCGCTAACGCTCCTTTTGCTTCCTGCGCGGCAGGACTCCGTCTCCGCGCATGCGCGCGCGTGTTTGCGCGCTCCTTCAACGCAAAAGGAGAATCACCTGCAATGTCATCGCATTGGTACGAGACGTTCTTTCACGGCGTCGCGCTCGACCTGTGGCGCGCCGCTGTCACCCCCGAACAGACCAGCGCGGAGGTCGACTTCGCCGTCCGCACGCTGCGGCTCGCGCCCGGCGCGCGCCTGCTCGACGTTCCTTGCGGCAACGGGCGCCACGCGCTCGAACTCGCCGCCCGCGGCTTCCCGGTCGCGGGCGTCGACCTCTCGCGCGAGTTCATCGCCGAGGCGCGCGTCACGGGCGAGGCGCGCGGCCTCGCCAACGTCGAGTGGCGGCTCGCCGACATGCGCGAGCTGCCGTGGTCCGGCCGGTTCGACGCTGCCCTCTGCCTCGGCAACAGCTTCGGCTACCTCGAGCACGAAGGCACGCTCGACTTCCTGCGCGCCGTCGTACGCGCGCTGAAGCCCGGCGGGCGCTTCCTGCTCGAGACCGGCACCGCGGCCGAGTGCCTGCTGCCGCGCTTCGAGGAGCGCAGCGAGCACACTCTCGGCGGCATCACCATGCGCA from the Terriglobales bacterium genome contains:
- a CDS encoding methyltransferase domain-containing protein; amino-acid sequence: MSSHWYETFFHGVALDLWRAAVTPEQTSAEVDFAVRTLRLAPGARLLDVPCGNGRHALELAARGFPVAGVDLSREFIAEARVTGEARGLANVEWRLADMRELPWSGRFDAALCLGNSFGYLEHEGTLDFLRAVVRALKPGGRFLLETGTAAECLLPRFEERSEHTLGGITMRSVNRYRAAESRLDCEDEFERGDASEKRCSTQAVYTAAEIQRMLAAAGLLTERLFGDHGGGDFALGSPLLLVVAEKT